One genomic window of Conger conger chromosome 9, fConCon1.1, whole genome shotgun sequence includes the following:
- the LOC133136600 gene encoding CMP-N-acetylneuraminate-beta-galactosamide-alpha-2,3-sialyltransferase 1-like, with amino-acid sequence MVDQFLKFVHFVCSPQTTLLERDSGAPVPPRLPSARPAPGGDQGPWPSVLQSLLEVMLSALGAKTQLLSSFHPQTAGQTERTSQEPAKTLRCLVEKSLPSWEASLAWVEDAHHCSSGPPFLIVDGNVTSPFPQRTSRALCACRQCISVEDEDPWFRKRFNTSISPLLSQKNAMLSDDTFKWWQRLQTKQNANYSAVVQKLFQVVPGEGHYNDSGPNRCRTCAVVGNSGNLKGSDYGSLIDSNDFIIRMNKAPILGYEKDVGNRTTHRVMYPESATNLQKDTSLLLIPFKTLDLEWITSALTTGTVKRTRMPVMAKINADKNKVLIYNPTFLKYVYDVWLERHGQYPSTGFLTLMFAIHVCDEVNVFGFGAAKDRTWQHYWETRKFLQSMPTGGHAGDYESITMKLLACKNKMKLFEGR; translated from the exons ATGGTGGACCAGTTTTTGAAGTTTGTTCACTTCGTTTGCTCTCCCCAAACTACCCTCCTGGAAAGAGACAGCGGAGCTCCTGTTCCTCCACGCCTTCCGTCTGCACGGCCTGCCCCTGGAGGTGACCAGGGGCCGTGGCCCTCAGTTCTCCAGTCGCTTTTAGAGGTCATGCTGTCCGCTCTGGGGGCCAAGACCCAGCTGCTGTCTAGCTTTCACCCCCAGACCGCCGGCCAGACTGAGCGGACGAGCCAGGAGCCGGCAAAGACACTGCGCTGCCTGGTGGAGAAGTCCCTGCCCTCCTGGGAGGCCTCGCTCGCCTGGGTGGAGGATGCACATCATTGCTCCTCGGGGCCGCCAT tccTCATCGTCGATGGAAATGTAACTTCACCTTTCCCGCAGCGGACATCAAG GGCACTGTGTGCCTGCCGCCAGTGCATCTCTGTTGAGGATGAAGACCCCTGGTTCAGGAAGCGCTTTAACACGTCCATATCGCCACTCTTGTCACAGAAGAACGCCATGCTGTCTGACGACACCTTTAAATGGTGGCAG AGGCTACAGACTAAGCAAAATGCCAACTACAGTGCTGTGGTGCAGAAACTATTCCAGGTCGTCCCTGGGGAGGGACATTATAACGACTCAGGGCCCAATCGCTGCAGGACTTGCGCTGTAGtagggaattctgggaacctCAAGGGATCTGATTACGGATCcctcattgactccaatgacTTCATCATAAG AATGAACAAAGCTCCCATTTTGGGCTATGAAAAGGACGTAGGGAACAGAACCACCCATCGTGTCATGTACCCAGAAAGTGCCACAAACCTGCAAAAGGACACAAGTCTGCTGCTGATACCATTCAAGACTTTGGATCTGGAGTGGATCACTAGTGCTCTGACCACAGGCACTGTGAAACG CACCCGGATGCCGGTGATGGCCAAGATTAATGCAGACAAGAATAAG GTGTTAATATACAACCCCACGTTCTTAAAGTACGTCTATGATGTGTGGCTTGAACGCCATGGGCAATATCCCTCCACCGGCTTCTTAACCTTGATGTTCGCCATCCACGTATGTGATGAG gtgaatgtttttggatttggagCAGCCAAGGACAGAACCTGGCAGCATTACTGGGAGACAAGGAAATTTCTCCAGTCAATGCCAACCGGAGGGCATGCTGGAGACTATGAGTCCATCACCATGAAGCTGCTggcctgtaaaaataaaatgaagttgTTTGAAGGGAGATGA